In Poecile atricapillus isolate bPoeAtr1 chromosome 1, bPoeAtr1.hap1, whole genome shotgun sequence, the sequence TTTTGTGGATTGCATAAAGGATTTCACTAGCAGAGATGTGAAACCAGAAGAGGTAGGTGATGGCTTCTCAATACCCTTTGGTAGAATTGCTGTGTAGCATTCCAAATTCAGAAACAACTTAGAGAGTTTTGATCTTTAAACTAAGATACAAAGTGAGGCAGCAGCCTTCAGTGGAGTGTGGATGTCTGGCATGTTGCTTCCATCAGTGTCCCATCACATCccagcttggacagggcttggagcagcctgggatagtggaaggtgtccctgcctatggcagggggtggcactgggtgctCTTTAGGGTTCCTTGCCACCAAAACCATTCTAGAAGTGTTTGCCACACACAGAATCTGCCCAGCCTCCACTGAATATTGGCTGCTTTATTGCAATTTTATGTGTTTCATTCCCTGAACTGCCAGTGGAGGTTCTTGTGCCTTAACTTCTCATGGATGGCAACTCCATGGACATGGAAGCTGCCCACCTACAGCCTGCATCTCATTCTTTGAGGAATTCTGCTGAAGTATTTGTTTACCTGCCCACGCTCCTGCTTTGTAGTGAGTCATGGGAACACAGCTCTGGCTGTTAAATCCATTTCCCTGCACTGCAGGGAGCTCCCTCACATCATCATCTGCAAAAAGATTAAGCTCTCCATAAGATTAGTTGCATGTTTTTGCTTCTCTTTGCCTGTAGAGAGGCTGTTTCAGAGCCTAATCATTTTGTTGCTTAAAAATCTAATAACCTTTGCTTGACGCTGCtggcaggacaaaaaaaaaaaaaaaaaaaccctaagatTTTAAACTAACCACTGTTTCTGAGCCTTTTCTGCCTCCTTGCAGCCTCCTCCTCACTGCAGGCAAAACTCATGTCTCCTTTCAGCTTTGGTTCTGCTGCCCTGAACAGAGGTTTCTTAGCTTCCCAAGACAGATTCCTTCTTTCCCTAATCTTCTCTGCATCTGCTTTAGTGGAATTCTATTACAGGTCATAATTTATTCTGGATTAAAGATAATTTAGGTCCAAAAAATATTCTTGGATTCTTGGAGCAACCAGGcctagtgggaggtgtccctgccatggctgggcaTTGGAATGAGATGTTATTTAAGGTccatcccaacccaaaccattttctGATTGTGACCTGCCTTGTTTTGCAGATGGTTCATGTCTGGTAGCACAGGAACCATCTGTTAACAGTGGAACTAGGGAAGAAATTTCCTTATGGAAAGTTCTGCCCATCTTGTCCATGATGGGATTTCTTGCAGAGCACCTGTCTCTGGAAACAGGACACTTGTCTAGCTGGACACTGTCTGCTGTGGAAATTCCCATGTTTCTCTTGAGAGTTATAGTTCCTTATTAAGTAATTGAGATTGCTACCTCCATGCATCCCCTTTGGGATCCTACACTTGAAAAAACCCAGCTTGTGAGCTCTTTCCTTGTACAAGTGCCAGTGCAAGTCTGGACTTCCCAGCAAGGTGTCACACACGCCGCTCCCTCTggcagcagaggctggggcAGGTCCAGAAGTTGTTTCCTAGGGAGACTCCACTCCTGCTCAGCAGGTTTGGCTGTagctggtgccaggctggggacagagaagGGCAGGTGCTGGGTGGTGTGTGGAGCTTCCTGGGGTTTTGTCTAGTTCATTTTCACCCCTTCTGCTTTTCACATCCCTCTGTACCAGCAGAACCAAAGCAATGGCTGCTTTCCTAGGCAAAGGGCTTAGCTTTCATTTCACTGCAAAGATTTCACTTTGCAGTGATAACAAGGTTTTGAGACATGGCACAGAATATCCAATTGGTAGGACTGTAGCTCAGAAATAATCTCAACTCTTTCTTTACACTTAAGAAACCACTTTAAATTTGAAGATTACTGTGGATGGAATAGGCTCTGGTATTTATTTGCCAGTCCAGCTGATGGATGTACTCTGGTGGCTTTGCTGAAGGGTAACAAGGCAGCTACCAGAAGGCTGATAGAGCCAATGGGAACAAGGGTAAAAAAGGGTTAAACTGAGTTAGCAGAGAGCAGCTCATATGTAGCTGTCAAAGCCAGTATGTTTgtaaacagaattaaaataaaatttactcaTTTAATAGATTTATTAATCATTTCAAAATGTACAGTTCAATTCCACAAGAGGAGCCCAAGGACAAAAGAATGGTATCTCCTAGGTCCAGGGTGTTTTCCATGGAGACTTTAATATGAGAATGAATATTAGTAGATGTTTCAGGCATAAAAGAACTCAACTTTACATTTCCTACTGTCCTCATCTTGACAATATGAGATGTACTCACCTGTTTATCCCTGTCTGTGGTGATATTTTGTGTCCTGGTTGGGGACGTGTTTGATTTACTGTCTGAAGCCCTCTGTTTCCCTCGTGCTGTAGATAACCTGCTCAGAAAACTGCCTGCAGAAGTATCTAAAGATGACACAGAGGATCTCCATGAGATTCCAGGAGTACCACATCCAGCAGAACGAGGCTCTGGCAGCCAAGGCAGGACTGCTCAGCCAACCTCGTTAGACCAGAGCACTGTGCTCAGACTTAAGCTGTGCCAGTGTTCCCTGGGCAAGAACACATTGGGGGATTCCTACTGTCAGGATGTGTgtccagcagctcagagcagagctgtgggtgctgctcaGGCAGTGGGGGCCATGAAGGGTTAAACAGGAGCTCAGTCGTGGTGGCCTGGCAGTGGAATTTGTTTCCACAAGGGAATGGTGCAGATACAGCTTTTCCCAGGGCCCACAGACTGGTGTCCGAATTTCAGGGGTGGTGGGAGGGCTCACTTGCCTTGTGCCAAGACTGGTTGAGATGAATCAATTTAACGTGGGGAAtacacttttttatttaattcaaataaaatcaaCAGGAGCTAAATACACCTGTGTGTTCTTTCCAAAGAGacatttttgggacatttgAAAGCAGCATTTTGTTTGCTGGGGTCTCTTtgctcagctgctccagagTTCTGTTCATTCACTGCTGCTTTAGGAGCTGACAGCTGCCAGAGggagctcaggcagggctgctctgccgGCCTTGCCCCAGGTTATCTTTGTCTCGTGCCTTATCCTGTCATTtacaggggacagaggggcaCTGGCAGCTCCTGTGCACCCTTTGTTTCCCTCGGGGAGCCCCATGGgctcctcccagcctggcctgacACACTCCAAGCACTGAGCTTGCTGcagttttctcctttctccctgtgAATGCCAGCAGGAAATACAGGCTGTGCACAGCACAGggcctgtcctgctgctgc encodes:
- the TIMM9 gene encoding mitochondrial import inner membrane translocase subunit Tim9 — translated: MAGQISESDQIKQFKEFLGTYNKLTENCFVDCIKDFTSRDVKPEEITCSENCLQKYLKMTQRISMRFQEYHIQQNEALAAKAGLLSQPR